From Triticum aestivum cultivar Chinese Spring chromosome 4A, IWGSC CS RefSeq v2.1, whole genome shotgun sequence, a single genomic window includes:
- the LOC123087689 gene encoding uncharacterized protein isoform X1 gives MARATDVDDGAAPLPPPPEPPPTERSRPPPPALEGSPAIVLPARSPDCGGSRDPESTAQIGGFLHPAKWRILFEDVRAIGLRSEGVLFTYYPSRWMVVRDLDNDILGGRYLNEEEEISEGTRLLIDNLEVTICSFLQEEPEVHDQTEVIDLTDDPKRSKPQFGERFSILADADDDVPLAKKIADDLVQSVAPPHATSPLGKNKLEQDTGVGMATGRVTGRATVRPTAVVPSITGDRRVGGRFWALAEFDEEEADDDEDASPVESPLSPTPSDIICEFFHSVIAKMGWPLRSIGFCRWKIRHGSVYTRARRSR, from the coding sequence ATGGCAAGGGCGACGGACGTGGACGACGGGGCGGCGCCCTTGCCGCCCCCACCCGAGCCACCTCCTACGGAGAGATctaggccgccgccgcctgccctcgAGGGATCGCCGGCGATAGTGTTGCCGGCGCGATCGCCGGACTGTGGCGGATCACGAGATCCGGAGTCGACGGCGCAGATCGGGGGCTTCCTACATCCAGCAAAATGGAGAATTCTCTTCGAGGATGTTCGGGCAATCGGACTCCGATCGGAGGGAGTTCTATTTACGTACTACCCATCGAGATGGATGGTGGTGCGCGATCTGGATAATGATATCCTCGGCGGGCGCTACCTAAACGAGGAAGAGGAGATCTCTGAAGGTACGCGGTTGTTGATTGATAATTTGGAGGTTACTATTTGTTCATTTTTGCAGGAAGAACCGGAGGTGCATGATCAAACCGAGGTGATCGATCTCACGGACGATCCCAAGCGATCAAAACCGCAGTTTGGGGAACGATTTTCTATTTTGGCTGATGCGGACGATGATGTACCACTGGCGAAGAAAATCGCAGATGATCTGGTGCAGTCGGTGGCTCCGCCACATGCGACCTCGCCTTTGGGGAAGAATAAACTGGAGCAGGACACAGGAGTCGGCATGGCAACGGGACGGGTGACTGGGAGGGCGACCGTGCGCCCGACCGCGGTGGTGCCGTCCATAACCGGTGATCGCCGAGTCGGCGGGCGTTTTTGGGCTCTcgccgaattcgacgaggaggaaGCGGACGACGATGAGGATGCATCGCCGGTGGAGTCGCCGCTATCTCCCACTCCTTCGGATATCATCTGCGAATTTTTCCATTCAGTTATAGCGAAGATGGGGTGGCCACTACGATCGATCGGGTTCTGCCGCTGGAAGATCCGGCACGGATCGGTCTACACGCGGGCGAGAAGATCGAGATGA